A section of the Mycobacterium sp. 3519A genome encodes:
- a CDS encoding ABC transporter ATP-binding protein: MTTTEWRGRLTEEQDDNLPIDESLPRRREARALLGSLLRPYRMTVALLALVVVVENAARLSVPILVQRGIDHGIPPILSGGSAHTLMVVVAVLCGVVVVQATSRMFFLQRSGRIGQKVLLELRRRVYRHFQRLDIAFHERYTSGRVVSRSTNDVEAIQDMLETGFDSLITAVLTLIGTAILLVTLDVRLGLMCLAAFPILVALVWWFRNESAKTYRRVRESAALVIVQFVETMTGIKAVQAYRREPRNQEIFEDIADRYKADNERTFRLLAIFMPGVKLVGNLTTGVVLLYGGYRVLHGQMTIGTLAAFLLYLRMFFEPMQEISQFFNTFQSASSALEKLAGVLAEKPGIKEPSRPVPLGKVRGDVEFRDVQFSYVADRPVLPDLSFTVPAGQTVALVGTTGAGKTTIAKLIARFYDPTSGTVTLDGIDLRDISQSELRRHVVMVTQENFMFDGTVADNIRFGRPDATDSEVVAAAAAVGADRFIDALPEGYDTDVAKRGGRLSAGQRQLVAFARAFLADPAVLILDEATSSLDIPSERMVQRALETVLADRTALVIAHRLSTVQVADRVLVLDHGRIVEDGAPDELIGRTDGRYAALHRAWVESLA; encoded by the coding sequence ATGACGACCACCGAATGGCGGGGCCGGCTCACCGAGGAGCAGGACGACAACCTGCCCATCGACGAGAGCCTGCCGCGTCGCCGCGAGGCGCGTGCGCTGCTCGGTTCGCTGCTGCGCCCGTACCGGATGACCGTCGCGCTGCTTGCGCTCGTCGTTGTGGTGGAAAACGCTGCGCGCCTTTCGGTTCCGATCCTGGTGCAGCGCGGCATCGACCACGGCATTCCGCCGATCCTGTCCGGCGGTTCGGCGCACACGCTGATGGTCGTCGTCGCGGTGCTGTGCGGGGTGGTCGTGGTGCAGGCGACCAGTCGGATGTTCTTCCTGCAGCGCTCCGGCCGGATCGGGCAGAAGGTGCTGCTCGAGTTGCGGCGCCGGGTGTACCGGCACTTCCAGCGGCTGGACATCGCGTTTCACGAGCGGTACACCTCCGGTCGCGTGGTCAGCCGGTCCACCAACGACGTCGAGGCCATCCAGGACATGCTGGAGACCGGCTTCGACAGCCTGATCACCGCTGTGCTGACGCTGATCGGCACCGCCATTCTGCTTGTCACACTTGATGTTCGGCTCGGCTTGATGTGTTTGGCCGCGTTCCCGATCCTGGTGGCGCTGGTCTGGTGGTTCCGCAACGAGTCTGCCAAGACCTACCGCAGGGTGCGGGAAAGCGCCGCGCTGGTGATCGTGCAGTTCGTCGAGACGATGACCGGCATCAAGGCGGTGCAGGCCTACCGGCGTGAGCCGCGCAACCAGGAGATCTTCGAAGACATCGCCGACCGCTACAAGGCGGACAACGAGCGCACGTTCCGGCTGCTGGCGATCTTCATGCCTGGTGTGAAGTTGGTCGGCAACCTGACCACCGGCGTGGTGCTGCTGTATGGCGGCTACCGCGTGCTGCACGGCCAGATGACCATCGGCACGCTGGCGGCGTTCCTGCTGTATCTGCGGATGTTCTTCGAACCGATGCAGGAGATCTCGCAGTTCTTCAACACCTTCCAGTCGGCGTCGTCGGCGCTGGAGAAGCTGGCCGGGGTGCTGGCCGAGAAGCCGGGTATCAAGGAGCCTTCGCGTCCCGTCCCGCTCGGGAAGGTCCGCGGCGATGTCGAGTTCCGCGACGTGCAGTTCTCGTACGTGGCCGATAGGCCGGTGTTGCCCGACCTGAGCTTCACCGTGCCGGCTGGGCAGACCGTCGCGCTGGTCGGCACCACCGGCGCGGGCAAGACCACGATCGCCAAGCTCATCGCGCGGTTCTACGACCCGACGTCGGGCACCGTGACGTTGGATGGCATTGACCTGCGGGACATTTCGCAGAGCGAGTTGCGCCGCCACGTCGTGATGGTGACGCAGGAGAACTTCATGTTCGACGGCACCGTCGCCGACAACATCCGGTTCGGCCGTCCCGACGCCACCGACTCCGAAGTGGTGGCCGCCGCCGCGGCGGTGGGCGCAGACCGGTTCATCGATGCGCTGCCCGAGGGCTACGACACCGACGTCGCCAAGCGCGGCGGCAGGCTCTCGGCGGGGCAGCGGCAGTTGGTGGCCTTCGCGCGGGCGTTCCTCGCGGACCCGGCCGTGTTGATACTCGACGAGGCGACGTCGTCGCTGGACATCCCCAGCGAGCGGATGGTGCAGCGGGCGTTGGAGACCGTGCTGGCCGACCGCACCGCGCTGGTCATCGCGCACCGGCTGTCCACCGTGCAGGTCGCCGACCGGGTGTTGGTGCTCGACCACGGCCGCATCGTCGAAGACGGCGCGCCCGACGAGTTGATCGGCAGAACCGACGGCAGGTATGCCGCGCTGCATCGCGCGTGGGTGGAATCGCTGGCCTGA
- a CDS encoding YhgE/Pip domain-containing protein: MLAGLAFGSEIKRFARNRLTRVAIVVLMLLPLVYGALYLWAFWNPFGEVNKMPVALVNSDRGAVVSGQHINAGEQITQSLTADGGLDWHVVNDAQARSGVAHGEYYFMVELPPDFSEAIASATTDHPRQANLIAVFNDANNYISSSIGATAMQEVLNAVSTRISGQAVNHVLATIVSSGAGIKQAADGARQLADGAAKVDDGAGQLAAGLDTARSGSAQVSSGARQLSNGIIQATDPLVTALGDVTAAQNAAATTMSSVIDQLSASPDPLANNAAATLRGVRDQLRAHEFSPTAQQLTDKLTQLRSGVRQLASGSAQLASGIVQLDNGAQQLKTGTAQLRSGSSELATKLGDGAKQVPNWTTRQQDAIADTIGGPVNLQTTHENAAPNFGTGMAPFFLTLALFFGALVLWMVLRPLQNRAIAAEVLALRVVLASYLPAVAIGVIQAGILYCVVRFALGMQAAHPVAMFGFMVLISCSFVAATQAINALVGPAVGRVLIMALLMLQLVSAGGMYPVQTTSRPFQILHTYDPMAYGVNGLRQLILGGIDYRLWQAIIVLGSVWAVALLISSLSARRNRLWNLDRLLPAIKV, from the coding sequence ATGTTGGCAGGACTCGCATTCGGTTCGGAGATAAAACGTTTCGCGCGCAACCGGCTGACCCGCGTGGCGATCGTCGTGCTGATGCTGTTGCCTCTGGTTTACGGTGCGCTCTACTTGTGGGCGTTCTGGAATCCGTTCGGTGAAGTGAACAAGATGCCGGTGGCACTGGTGAACTCGGACCGCGGCGCGGTGGTGTCCGGCCAGCACATCAACGCCGGTGAGCAGATCACCCAGAGCCTGACCGCCGATGGCGGCCTGGACTGGCATGTGGTGAACGACGCGCAGGCGCGCAGCGGGGTCGCCCACGGCGAGTACTACTTCATGGTCGAGTTGCCGCCCGACTTCAGCGAAGCCATCGCCTCAGCGACCACCGACCACCCCAGGCAGGCCAACCTGATCGCCGTGTTCAACGACGCCAACAACTACATCTCGTCCAGCATCGGCGCCACCGCGATGCAGGAGGTGCTCAACGCGGTGTCGACCCGGATCTCCGGACAGGCGGTCAATCACGTGCTGGCGACGATCGTTTCCTCCGGCGCCGGCATCAAACAGGCCGCCGACGGTGCCCGACAACTCGCCGACGGTGCGGCCAAGGTCGACGACGGCGCAGGGCAACTCGCGGCAGGCCTGGACACCGCGCGATCCGGTTCGGCGCAGGTGTCCTCCGGCGCCAGGCAGCTGTCCAACGGGATCATCCAGGCCACCGATCCGCTCGTCACAGCACTGGGCGACGTCACCGCCGCGCAGAACGCCGCGGCCACCACGATGTCGTCGGTCATCGATCAACTGTCCGCCAGCCCAGACCCGTTGGCCAACAACGCTGCAGCCACCTTACGCGGAGTCCGCGACCAACTCCGGGCGCACGAGTTCAGCCCGACCGCACAACAGCTCACCGACAAGCTGACGCAACTGCGCAGCGGGGTTCGGCAGCTCGCGTCGGGCAGCGCGCAACTGGCCAGCGGCATCGTCCAACTCGACAACGGTGCGCAGCAGCTGAAAACCGGTACTGCACAGCTGCGCTCGGGCTCGTCCGAGCTGGCGACCAAACTCGGCGACGGTGCCAAGCAGGTGCCCAATTGGACCACCCGGCAGCAGGACGCGATCGCCGACACCATCGGCGGTCCGGTGAACTTGCAGACCACCCATGAGAACGCCGCGCCCAACTTCGGCACCGGGATGGCGCCGTTCTTCCTCACGCTCGCGTTGTTCTTCGGCGCGCTGGTGCTGTGGATGGTGTTGCGGCCGTTGCAGAACCGGGCCATCGCCGCCGAGGTGCTGGCCCTGCGCGTGGTGCTTGCCAGCTACCTGCCCGCCGTCGCTATCGGGGTGATCCAGGCGGGCATCCTGTACTGCGTGGTGCGATTCGCACTCGGCATGCAGGCCGCGCATCCCGTCGCGATGTTCGGGTTCATGGTGCTGATCTCGTGCTCGTTCGTCGCGGCCACCCAGGCCATCAACGCGCTCGTCGGCCCCGCCGTCGGGCGAGTGCTCATCATGGCGCTGCTCATGCTGCAGCTGGTCAGCGCGGGCGGCATGTATCCGGTGCAGACCACGTCGCGGCCCTTCCAGATACTGCACACCTACGACCCGATGGCCTACGGCGTCAACGGACTTCGCCAACTGATCCTCGGCGGCATCGACTACCGACTGTGGCAGGCGATCATCGTGTTGGGCAGCGTGTGGGCCGTCGCACTGCTGATCTCATCGCTGTCGGCGCGCCGCAACCGACTGTGGAACCTCGACCGGCTGCTGCCCGCGATCAAGGTGTGA